Proteins encoded within one genomic window of Bradyrhizobium sp. 186:
- a CDS encoding IS1634 family transposase: MFLRRTERKKNGKAHHYWNVVESKRLDDGRVVQRHVLYLGEINSSQAAAWRKAIEVFDEDAGRPRTLALFPEDRCDAVAGDASVVQLRLSEMQLRRPRQWGACWLAGQLWQELQLDRFWADRLPPSRKKTRWDQILQVLATYRLIAPGSEWRLHRQWFGNSAMADLLGTDFGLAEEHKLYACHDLLLEHKEALFSHLVGRWRDLFNADFDVLLYDLTSTYFEVNASDLPQGSKRRHGYSRDKRPDCPQVVIALVVTPDGLPLAYEVLPGNTADSKTLRMFLGKIELQYGKARRVWVMDRGVPTEAVLAEMRNSDPPVQYLVGTPKGRLNRLEKHLLQKPWQEAREGVKVKLLAEDGELYVFAQSADRVTKERAMRRRQLKWLWRRLRQIDAMEVTREELLMKLGGARSKAPAAWRLVDIEIDKERPSFTFALNRKKLRTTRRREGRYLLRTNLSDNDPAQLWQYYTQLVAVEEAFRNLKGDLAIRPVFHQDEKRIEAHIFIAFLAYCMQITLTRRLHALAPGLTARSALEKFAAVQMIDVHLPTTDGREILLTRYTHPEPELQLLIDRLKLRLPPQPPPRITTAAVTQANRRSEDLLT, encoded by the coding sequence ATGTTCCTGCGACGCACCGAGCGAAAGAAGAACGGCAAGGCGCACCATTACTGGAACGTCGTCGAGAGCAAGCGGCTCGACGACGGACGCGTGGTACAGCGGCATGTGCTGTATCTCGGCGAGATCAACTCTTCGCAGGCGGCGGCCTGGCGCAAGGCGATCGAGGTGTTCGACGAGGATGCCGGCCGCCCGCGGACACTGGCGCTATTCCCGGAGGATCGATGCGATGCGGTCGCAGGCGATGCGTCTGTCGTTCAGCTTCGCCTGTCCGAGATGCAGCTTCGTCGCCCACGCCAATGGGGCGCGTGCTGGCTGGCCGGGCAGTTGTGGCAGGAACTTCAGCTTGATCGGTTCTGGGCCGATCGGTTGCCCCCGAGCCGCAAGAAGACGAGGTGGGATCAAATCCTGCAAGTGCTCGCGACCTATCGGCTGATCGCGCCGGGCAGCGAATGGCGGCTACATCGGCAATGGTTCGGCAACAGCGCGATGGCCGATCTCTTGGGGACTGACTTCGGCCTGGCTGAAGAGCACAAGCTCTATGCCTGCCATGACCTGTTGCTCGAGCATAAGGAGGCGCTGTTCTCGCATCTGGTCGGGCGTTGGCGCGATCTGTTCAACGCCGACTTCGACGTGCTGCTGTACGATCTGACCAGCACCTACTTCGAGGTCAACGCCTCGGACTTGCCGCAAGGCAGCAAGCGCCGCCACGGCTACAGCCGCGACAAGCGGCCGGACTGCCCGCAAGTCGTGATCGCGCTGGTGGTGACGCCGGACGGCTTGCCGCTGGCTTACGAGGTGCTGCCCGGCAACACCGCCGACAGCAAGACGCTGCGGATGTTCCTGGGCAAGATCGAACTGCAATATGGCAAGGCGCGGCGGGTCTGGGTGATGGATCGCGGCGTGCCGACCGAGGCGGTGCTGGCCGAGATGCGCAACAGCGATCCGCCGGTGCAGTATCTGGTGGGAACGCCGAAGGGACGCCTGAACCGGCTGGAGAAGCACCTGCTGCAAAAGCCATGGCAGGAGGCGCGGGAGGGCGTGAAGGTGAAGCTGTTGGCCGAGGACGGCGAGCTTTATGTCTTCGCGCAAAGCGCCGATCGGGTCACCAAGGAACGCGCGATGCGGCGGCGGCAGTTGAAGTGGCTGTGGAGGCGGCTCCGGCAAATCGACGCGATGGAGGTCACGCGCGAAGAGCTGCTGATGAAACTCGGCGGCGCGCGTTCGAAGGCGCCGGCCGCCTGGCGTCTGGTTGATATCGAGATCGACAAGGAGCGCCCGAGCTTCACCTTCGCGCTCAATCGCAAGAAGCTGCGAACGACACGGCGGCGCGAAGGCCGCTACCTGCTGCGCACCAATCTCAGCGACAACGATCCCGCCCAACTATGGCAATACTACACCCAGCTCGTCGCCGTCGAAGAGGCCTTCCGCAATCTCAAAGGCGACCTGGCGATCCGTCCGGTCTTCCATCAGGACGAGAAGCGGATCGAAGCCCACATCTTCATCGCCTTCCTGGCCTACTGCATGCAGATCACGCTGACCCGTCGCCTTCATGCGCTGGCGCCCGGGCTGACCGCGCGCAGCGCGCTCGAAAAGTTCGCCGCCGTCCAGATGATCGACGTCCATCTGCCGACCACCGACGGGCGCGAGATCCTGCTCACTCGCTATACCCACCCAGAACCCGAACTGCAGCTCCTGATCGACCGGCTGAAACTCCGCCTGCCACCGCAGCCGCCGCCCAGGATCACCACAGCCGCCGTCACCCAAGCCAACCGCCGTAGTGAAGACCTTTTGACATAA
- a CDS encoding MATE family efflux transporter, which yields MVLTQLAQVAMLTTDLAFIGHIGPEALAAAALAVTLYLVSFTFGAGLLAPIAPLAAQAYGAGNLAMVQRALRTGLWAALMLSFPIIAFAFRGEQILLAFGQAPDAARLAQQYLFGLALGVLPALWLQAIRNFMSAVNRPEPILWITLAAIPLNALLVYLLVYGKCGLPRLELFGAALASTLVNCAMFLAGLWFATTRRPFRNYHVLADLWQFDWPFLRQLIVIGTPISIASLMQYGVLSAAALLAGLISTSALAAHQIALQITVITSMIAFGISMAAAVRVGHAVGRNDDPGIKRAGLVAMLLGTLIAALLTVAVIVARFEIAELFLDKSAEDADATIGLTAELLVVAASLFVTDAAQSIAAGGLRGLKDTRVPLLFVGIAYWLIGFSLGYVLGLKIGLGATGVWIGLSIGTTMYAGLLVMRFHRLASRRALRAFT from the coding sequence ATGGTGTTGACACAGCTTGCGCAGGTCGCGATGCTGACGACAGATCTTGCCTTTATCGGGCACATCGGGCCTGAGGCACTCGCCGCGGCCGCCCTGGCCGTCACGCTCTATCTCGTCAGCTTCACCTTTGGGGCGGGCCTGCTGGCGCCGATCGCACCTTTGGCGGCGCAGGCCTATGGGGCCGGGAATCTTGCTATGGTACAGCGCGCACTGCGCACGGGGCTGTGGGCGGCGCTGATGCTATCGTTCCCGATCATCGCGTTTGCGTTTCGCGGAGAGCAAATATTGCTCGCTTTCGGTCAGGCGCCAGACGCGGCGCGGCTCGCCCAGCAATATCTGTTCGGACTGGCCTTGGGCGTGTTGCCGGCGCTATGGCTTCAAGCCATCCGTAATTTCATGAGTGCGGTCAACCGGCCGGAGCCGATCTTGTGGATCACGCTGGCGGCAATCCCCCTCAACGCCCTGCTCGTGTATCTGCTGGTCTATGGGAAGTGCGGGCTGCCGCGGCTTGAGCTGTTCGGGGCGGCGCTTGCGAGCACGCTGGTGAACTGTGCGATGTTCCTGGCCGGTTTGTGGTTTGCCACAACGCGTCGTCCTTTCCGTAACTACCACGTGCTTGCAGATCTCTGGCAATTCGATTGGCCCTTCTTGCGACAGCTGATCGTGATCGGAACTCCGATCTCAATCGCCTCCCTGATGCAGTACGGAGTTTTGTCGGCTGCCGCGCTCCTAGCGGGCCTGATCAGCACCAGTGCACTCGCTGCTCATCAGATCGCGCTTCAGATCACCGTGATTACATCCATGATCGCTTTCGGCATCAGCATGGCGGCGGCCGTACGCGTTGGCCATGCGGTTGGCCGCAACGACGATCCCGGCATCAAGCGGGCAGGCCTGGTCGCGATGCTGCTCGGTACCCTCATCGCTGCCTTGCTGACAGTTGCGGTGATCGTCGCTCGTTTTGAGATCGCCGAGCTGTTTTTAGACAAATCGGCCGAAGATGCCGACGCAACGATCGGACTGACTGCAGAGCTCCTTGTGGTCGCCGCGAGCCTTTTTGTCACTGATGCCGCGCAGAGCATTGCGGCGGGAGGTCTCCGCGGACTGAAGGACACTCGGGTGCCACTTCTGTTCGTCGGCATTGCTTATTGGCTGATCGGCTTCTCACTTGGCTACGTGCTTGGTTTGAAGATCGGGCTTGGTGCGACTGGTGTCTGGATCGGCTTGTCAATCGGGACGACCATGTACGCGGGGCTCCTCGTCATGCGTTTCCATCGGCTGGCGAGCAGGCGTGCTCTCAGAGCGTTCACTTGA
- a CDS encoding ABC transporter ATP-binding protein, whose translation MLHVPPRQVPPQADLLTVDSLCVSFGRDLPEGTAVRGVSFSLQAGRCLAIVGGSGSGKSVTSRAIVGLAGRRAHVHARQLNFAGTDLIGLDDRSWQRVRGKEIGFVLQDALVALDPLRPVGKEIGEALCLHHAITSREELERRVMALLELVGLPEAEIKARQLPHQLSGGQRQRALIAAALALDPRILIADEPTTALDVTVQAQVLGLLEETKVRGKALILISHDLAVVSRIADEVLVMHEGEVVERGSADQVFQDPQHAYTRQLLDAVPSARPRGPGLSLLAAARPPQPQSHSLEQLPSTFPPIVLSAANLVKRFKGPDGVLRTVVDDVSFELRSGETLGVVGESGSGKSTMARMALALDLPDDGAVLFQGQAWTTLTDRERRARRRAISVIYQDPLSSFDPRWTVGRIISDSLTSDVLTRGERDQRVIQLLDLVGLSPAFLNRRPLELSGGQRQRVAIARAIAPRPAVIVCDEPVSALDVLIQAQVLVLLADLKAHLNMSYIFISHDLGVVRHLSDRVMVMRQGRVVETGTRDEIFVNPRTDYTKRLIAAVPSLARGGAVNRSFRRL comes from the coding sequence ATGCTCCACGTTCCCCCTCGGCAGGTCCCCCCGCAGGCGGACCTCCTTACTGTCGATTCGCTCTGTGTCTCATTCGGGCGGGATCTTCCTGAGGGAACAGCCGTGCGCGGTGTCTCTTTCTCTCTCCAGGCTGGCCGCTGCCTCGCAATCGTCGGCGGGTCCGGCTCCGGCAAGAGCGTGACCTCGCGCGCCATTGTCGGTCTTGCCGGCCGCCGGGCTCATGTCCATGCGCGTCAACTGAACTTCGCAGGCACCGATCTCATAGGTCTTGATGACCGCAGCTGGCAGCGCGTCCGTGGCAAGGAGATCGGGTTCGTTCTGCAAGATGCGCTCGTGGCGCTCGACCCGCTACGCCCGGTGGGCAAGGAGATCGGCGAAGCATTGTGTCTCCATCATGCGATTACCTCCCGTGAGGAGCTCGAAAGGCGCGTCATGGCACTCCTTGAGCTCGTCGGGCTCCCTGAAGCCGAGATTAAGGCCCGGCAACTGCCGCATCAGCTATCTGGTGGCCAGCGCCAACGCGCGCTCATCGCCGCCGCTCTGGCGCTAGATCCACGCATCCTGATCGCCGACGAGCCGACCACGGCTCTCGACGTCACCGTGCAGGCACAAGTGCTGGGACTACTGGAAGAGACCAAGGTTCGGGGCAAGGCGCTCATCTTGATCAGCCATGATCTGGCGGTGGTCTCCCGGATAGCCGACGAGGTCTTGGTCATGCATGAAGGCGAGGTCGTCGAGCGCGGATCGGCAGACCAGGTTTTCCAGGACCCGCAGCACGCCTATACGCGCCAGCTTCTGGATGCTGTGCCCTCTGCTCGCCCGCGCGGCCCTGGTCTGTCGTTATTGGCCGCTGCACGGCCGCCGCAGCCGCAGTCACACTCTCTGGAGCAATTACCATCGACATTCCCTCCCATCGTGCTCAGCGCGGCAAATCTTGTGAAGCGGTTCAAAGGGCCCGACGGCGTGCTGCGGACTGTCGTCGACGATGTCTCGTTTGAGCTGCGATCTGGCGAGACTCTGGGCGTCGTCGGCGAGTCCGGATCTGGCAAGTCGACGATGGCACGAATGGCGCTGGCGCTCGACCTGCCCGACGATGGGGCCGTTCTGTTTCAAGGACAGGCCTGGACCACGCTCACTGATCGCGAGCGCAGAGCGCGGCGCCGGGCAATCTCCGTCATTTACCAGGATCCCCTCAGTTCCTTTGATCCTCGCTGGACTGTGGGACGCATCATATCCGATAGCCTCACCAGTGACGTGTTGACCAGAGGCGAGCGCGATCAGCGCGTTATCCAGCTCCTTGATTTGGTCGGACTATCGCCAGCCTTCCTGAATCGCCGACCTCTCGAACTCTCGGGCGGTCAGCGCCAGCGCGTTGCGATCGCCCGCGCGATCGCTCCAAGGCCCGCCGTGATCGTCTGTGATGAACCGGTCTCCGCGCTCGACGTCTTAATCCAGGCACAAGTGCTGGTCCTCCTTGCCGATCTGAAGGCGCATCTTAACATGAGCTACATCTTCATTTCGCATGATCTCGGTGTGGTCCGCCATCTCAGCGACCGCGTCATGGTCATGCGGCAAGGGCGCGTCGTCGAGACCGGCACCAGGGACGAGATATTCGTCAATCCGCGTACCGACTACACCAAGCGCTTGATCGCCGCAGTCCCAAGTCTTGCGCGCGGCGGGGCCGTCAATCGTTCATTCAGACGCCTCTAA
- a CDS encoding ABC transporter permease has translation MSRVGDLSVSSQLGEAPQIVRHAPLRVYVALIITGVFIVAATAPGLLQTHDPLAIDLTAPLQAPSLAHWFGTDQSGRDLYSRIVEGAGESLTIGFGATALSIAIALAFGLVAGLLGGALDNVLSRLLDVLFALPTLFLALLLVSVFGPSVLTEVIAVGIGTAPGYARMIRGQILSVKGAAYVEAAKALGHPYSRILWRHIIPNAMSPLTAMMTLGVGQAIIWAAGLAFLGLGVAPPAPEWGALLNAGRNYVIYAWWLEIMPGVAVVVFALSLTILGRYFQDLLEGKI, from the coding sequence ATGAGCAGGGTCGGCGACTTGAGCGTGTCTTCGCAGCTAGGAGAGGCACCGCAGATCGTTCGTCATGCTCCTCTACGAGTTTACGTCGCTCTGATCATCACTGGAGTCTTTATAGTCGCGGCGACTGCGCCGGGTCTGCTGCAGACGCACGACCCGCTCGCTATTGATTTGACGGCACCATTGCAAGCTCCCTCGTTAGCGCACTGGTTCGGAACGGACCAATCGGGCCGGGATCTTTACTCCCGAATTGTGGAGGGAGCAGGCGAGTCTCTCACGATCGGTTTTGGCGCAACCGCGCTGAGCATCGCTATTGCGTTGGCTTTCGGCCTGGTCGCCGGACTTTTGGGCGGCGCGCTCGACAACGTTCTCAGCCGCCTTTTGGACGTACTGTTCGCACTTCCCACGCTTTTCCTCGCGCTTCTGTTGGTGAGCGTATTCGGACCGTCAGTGCTGACCGAGGTCATAGCGGTCGGAATCGGCACAGCACCGGGCTATGCTCGCATGATCAGAGGCCAGATCCTCTCGGTAAAAGGGGCGGCCTATGTGGAGGCTGCCAAGGCACTTGGTCATCCTTATTCGCGTATCCTGTGGAGGCATATCATTCCCAACGCGATGAGCCCGCTCACTGCGATGATGACGCTTGGTGTTGGGCAAGCCATCATCTGGGCCGCAGGTCTTGCGTTTCTCGGCCTCGGCGTTGCTCCCCCGGCGCCTGAATGGGGCGCGCTGCTGAATGCTGGGCGCAACTATGTGATCTATGCATGGTGGCTTGAGATCATGCCGGGCGTTGCCGTTGTGGTTTTTGCTCTCAGCCTGACCATCCTCGGACGCTATTTCCAGGACCTGTTAGAAGGAAAGATCTGA
- a CDS encoding ABC transporter permease, producing the protein MPVNIPSHNWIGWLAGRLVSAACVVWLAATFTFLVQCLLPGDRAQIIINMTSGNVGDAPPGELAAVNAKYGFDQPLVLQYARYIWGILHGDLGQSYQQHRPVVDIIAEQIGPTIILALAALIAAWVISILTTVLIAGRDNISSTLLSGMQVFLATVPPYWLATILLVVFAVQLRIFPVIGGNSPIGLVLPTTALALELSGFLGQIVRSEFTRVLEQPFVISSRARGMGEVGVRFRHVLRHAALPGITLSGWAIGKLLSGAILIEAVFARQGLGGVLVAATSSRDVPVVSGAILISAGLFAISSMVVDLTYRIVDPRIKMT; encoded by the coding sequence ATGCCCGTCAATATCCCATCTCATAATTGGATAGGTTGGCTTGCGGGCCGGCTCGTGTCCGCTGCGTGCGTCGTGTGGCTTGCTGCGACTTTCACGTTCCTTGTTCAGTGCCTGCTGCCCGGCGATCGCGCCCAGATCATCATCAACATGACCAGTGGCAACGTTGGAGACGCCCCTCCCGGAGAGCTTGCGGCGGTCAACGCAAAATACGGCTTTGATCAGCCACTTGTTCTTCAATACGCGAGATACATCTGGGGTATCCTGCACGGAGATCTTGGCCAGTCGTACCAGCAGCATCGGCCCGTCGTTGACATCATCGCAGAACAGATTGGCCCTACGATTATTCTGGCGCTTGCGGCGCTGATTGCGGCATGGGTCATTTCCATCCTCACAACCGTGCTTATAGCCGGCAGAGACAACATATCGTCGACCTTGCTCAGCGGAATGCAGGTGTTCTTGGCAACTGTGCCGCCCTACTGGCTAGCTACAATTCTGCTCGTTGTCTTTGCGGTACAGCTTCGCATTTTCCCCGTCATCGGAGGGAATTCCCCGATCGGTCTCGTTCTTCCAACGACTGCGTTGGCGCTGGAATTGTCGGGATTCCTGGGGCAAATCGTTCGCAGCGAATTCACGCGTGTCCTCGAGCAGCCATTTGTCATCTCCTCTCGGGCGCGAGGTATGGGTGAGGTCGGCGTCAGGTTTCGCCATGTCCTGCGTCATGCAGCGTTGCCCGGTATTACTTTGTCAGGTTGGGCTATCGGAAAGCTTCTTTCCGGTGCGATCCTAATTGAGGCCGTTTTTGCGCGTCAAGGCCTTGGCGGAGTCCTTGTCGCTGCGACGTCCTCTCGAGACGTTCCAGTCGTCTCGGGGGCTATTTTGATTTCCGCCGGCCTGTTCGCCATCTCCAGCATGGTCGTCGATCTCACCTACCGGATCGTAGATCCAAGGATCAAAATGACATGA
- a CDS encoding ABC transporter substrate-binding protein, protein MSVIARTSIGRLAIQPNGRKRQKATAMLFALSSLSQIATMTSGYAQDASAGSLKRGGVIRYGHFQEPPCLFGGWVQQWYLQRQYSDNLVARSEDGNIVPWLATSWTISGDKKVYTFEIKPDVKFTDGTPLDARAVAENINGWLGNDPDRRNPTAAPYLEDSFESATAVAPLTLRITLKTPFQPLLNVLAQSSQGILSPTALKRGLAVNCNSPVGSGPFIVEKWNHGRNVVFRRNPNYNSAPVNAKHQGPAYVDGIDWRFLSDQTVRYGSLLTGESDVVYDIPAVAWKDANSRFTVLRHITGGTPLRLALYTARPPFDDVLVRQAFAHSADRRAAVELSFLGALPFEANGALSQSSPEYISGLGRSYAYDVGKANQLLDQAGWTEHNNAGIRLKNGKPLVVRISYSSAFLKPDGEQALQVIQQQAKAAGFDVRLQPTNQADFFAGKNLGPNDYEVVLLYWVAPGAEIFRISWKPDQNGERNRFNPSRYQDEALWDVIRKAEQEFNDGGRTALYQQAERKIVEKAAVLGFTVLDVTLATSPKLKDVWLDRGSVGEPVFYDAHFADKK, encoded by the coding sequence ATGTCTGTTATCGCACGCACGAGCATTGGGCGTCTCGCCATCCAACCGAACGGTCGAAAAAGGCAAAAGGCGACGGCTATGCTGTTCGCGCTCTCAAGCCTGTCGCAGATCGCGACTATGACGAGCGGCTATGCCCAAGACGCTTCAGCCGGCAGCTTGAAGCGAGGAGGCGTTATTCGTTATGGGCATTTTCAAGAGCCGCCATGCCTGTTCGGAGGATGGGTGCAGCAATGGTATCTTCAACGGCAGTATAGCGACAATTTGGTCGCTCGGAGTGAAGATGGAAACATTGTGCCCTGGCTGGCCACCTCGTGGACAATCTCCGGCGACAAAAAAGTATACACGTTTGAGATCAAGCCGGATGTGAAGTTTACCGACGGGACGCCCCTCGATGCACGAGCCGTTGCCGAGAACATCAACGGATGGCTCGGCAATGATCCGGATCGTCGCAACCCTACTGCCGCTCCTTACCTCGAAGACAGCTTTGAATCGGCGACAGCAGTTGCGCCGCTCACGTTGCGGATAACGCTGAAGACCCCGTTTCAGCCGCTGCTCAACGTTCTCGCACAGTCCTCCCAAGGCATCTTGTCACCAACTGCGCTCAAGCGCGGACTTGCTGTGAACTGCAACAGCCCGGTCGGATCAGGTCCGTTCATAGTTGAGAAGTGGAATCACGGGCGAAACGTTGTGTTCCGCCGCAACCCGAATTACAATTCGGCGCCGGTCAACGCAAAGCATCAGGGGCCGGCTTACGTTGATGGCATCGACTGGCGGTTTCTTTCGGATCAGACGGTTCGTTATGGCTCGCTGCTTACGGGCGAATCTGACGTCGTCTATGATATTCCGGCGGTTGCTTGGAAGGACGCCAATTCCCGCTTCACCGTCTTGCGACATATTACGGGCGGCACCCCTTTACGCTTGGCGTTGTATACGGCACGGCCCCCGTTTGACGATGTGCTCGTCCGGCAGGCTTTTGCACACTCTGCCGACCGAAGAGCCGCTGTTGAATTGTCCTTCCTGGGCGCTTTGCCATTCGAGGCCAATGGTGCGCTGAGTCAGAGTTCGCCGGAATATATCAGCGGGCTCGGGCGGTCCTATGCGTATGACGTTGGAAAGGCCAATCAGCTCCTGGATCAGGCGGGTTGGACTGAGCACAATAATGCCGGCATTCGCCTCAAGAATGGCAAGCCCCTTGTCGTGCGTATCTCCTATTCAAGTGCGTTTCTAAAGCCCGATGGCGAGCAGGCATTGCAGGTCATCCAGCAGCAGGCAAAAGCTGCCGGATTCGACGTGCGCCTTCAGCCGACAAATCAGGCGGATTTCTTTGCCGGGAAGAATCTTGGTCCGAACGACTACGAGGTTGTGCTCCTCTATTGGGTTGCACCCGGCGCAGAGATCTTCCGCATTTCTTGGAAGCCTGACCAGAACGGCGAGCGTAATCGCTTCAATCCGTCACGCTACCAGGATGAGGCGTTATGGGATGTCATCCGGAAAGCAGAACAGGAATTCAACGATGGCGGGCGGACTGCTCTCTATCAGCAGGCGGAACGCAAAATAGTAGAGAAAGCCGCCGTACTTGGCTTCACAGTGCTGGATGTCACCTTGGCGACCAGCCCAAAGTTGAAAGATGTCTGGCTGGACCGTGGGTCGGTCGGCGAACCGGTCTTTTATGACGCTCATTTCGCCGACAAGAAATGA
- a CDS encoding NtaA/DmoA family FMN-dependent monooxygenase (This protein belongs to a clade of FMN-dependent monooxygenases, within a broader family of flavin-dependent oxidoreductases, the luciferase-like monooxygenase (LMM) family, some of whose members use coenzyme F420 rather than FMN.), with protein sequence MSSVIRTLRLGLNLHGAGGHSAAWRWPGTNPSAFFDIGHYVRAAKIAERGQLDAVFLADTPAVPFDITRQPPLNGLEPTLVLSVIARETTRIGLIATASTTYNEPYNLARRFQSLDVISGGRAAWNAVTTSSPATVANFGGRQIGREERYKRAEEFVEAVRALWLSWGDETIIADQASGVYANNDHFRLLNPSKNAFAIRGPLTHPGSRQGYPVIVQAGGSDPGVRLAARSADVVFSAAGDLTTAIRESERVRALSRQFGRVATPLILPGLVTFIGDTEEEAQRRKKEIDALLDLKRAMIALARDMEVPVEKLSLDQPIPEKLLPDPQNVPFSVGHHRTMEALAREGRTVREIIGSVQAFGHRLVVGAPEQIADSIESWFRAGAVDGFNIIPDVLEDGAAAFVDHVVPILQSRGLFRTEYQGETLREHLGIPHHGVPAEKLATPSSV encoded by the coding sequence ATGTCTTCCGTCATCCGCACGCTTCGTCTTGGCCTCAACCTTCACGGCGCGGGCGGTCACTCCGCAGCGTGGCGTTGGCCGGGTACCAACCCAAGCGCCTTCTTCGACATCGGCCATTACGTTCGTGCTGCGAAGATTGCCGAGCGCGGCCAGTTGGATGCGGTGTTTCTAGCGGATACCCCCGCGGTGCCCTTCGACATCACTCGGCAGCCGCCACTCAATGGGCTTGAGCCTACGCTTGTGCTTTCCGTAATCGCGCGCGAGACAACGCGCATCGGGCTGATCGCAACGGCGTCGACGACCTACAATGAGCCATACAATCTGGCGCGCCGTTTCCAGTCGCTCGATGTCATTAGTGGCGGCCGAGCCGCCTGGAATGCGGTTACGACATCCAGCCCAGCGACGGTAGCAAACTTTGGTGGTCGCCAGATCGGACGCGAAGAGCGCTACAAGCGCGCCGAGGAGTTCGTTGAAGCCGTCCGTGCTCTCTGGCTGAGCTGGGGGGATGAGACCATCATTGCTGATCAGGCATCTGGAGTTTACGCCAATAACGATCATTTCCGGCTGCTCAATCCCAGCAAGAATGCGTTCGCAATCCGAGGCCCGCTCACCCATCCCGGCTCGCGCCAAGGCTATCCCGTTATCGTTCAGGCTGGAGGTTCGGATCCTGGCGTGCGCCTCGCCGCGCGCAGCGCCGATGTCGTTTTTTCCGCAGCCGGCGACTTGACGACGGCTATCCGGGAATCCGAGCGCGTGCGTGCGCTCTCGCGACAATTTGGCCGCGTTGCAACTCCACTCATCCTTCCCGGTCTTGTCACCTTCATCGGCGACACGGAAGAAGAGGCACAGCGCCGAAAGAAGGAAATTGACGCGCTCCTTGATCTGAAGCGCGCCATGATCGCTCTCGCACGGGACATGGAAGTGCCGGTCGAGAAACTCAGTCTCGACCAGCCCATTCCCGAAAAACTCTTGCCCGACCCGCAGAATGTTCCGTTTTCGGTCGGTCATCACCGCACGATGGAAGCTCTGGCACGCGAAGGCCGCACGGTCCGCGAGATCATCGGCAGCGTTCAAGCCTTTGGTCATCGCCTGGTCGTGGGCGCACCCGAACAGATCGCCGATTCGATCGAGTCATGGTTCCGCGCTGGTGCAGTTGATGGCTTCAACATCATTCCAGACGTCCTGGAAGACGGCGCGGCGGCCTTTGTCGACCATGTCGTGCCGATTCTACAGAGCCGCGGGCTGTTCCGCACTGAATACCAGGGTGAGACGCTGCGCGAGCATCTTGGAATCCCTCATCACGGCGTTCCTGCGGAGAAGTTGGCGACTCCGTCGTCGGTGTGA
- a CDS encoding helix-turn-helix transcriptional regulator — MKSRALVAWNVRRIRVDLGIPQEQLAYDADIDRSYMGAVERQDANPTIDLLDRIGKSLGVHLSEFFLQPPKGATSHKTLRKGRKPARPHHKKK, encoded by the coding sequence ATGAAATCTCGTGCGCTTGTGGCCTGGAATGTGCGGCGAATCCGCGTGGATCTCGGTATTCCGCAGGAGCAATTGGCTTACGATGCGGACATTGACCGCTCATATATGGGCGCTGTTGAGAGGCAAGATGCGAATCCAACAATCGATCTGCTCGATCGGATCGGTAAATCGCTTGGCGTCCATCTATCTGAGTTCTTTCTCCAACCGCCCAAAGGAGCAACGTCCCATAAGACATTGCGCAAAGGTCGCAAGCCGGCTCGTCCACATCACAAGAAGAAATAG